The Paenibacillus sp. RC334 nucleotide sequence TAGAGCTTTTGGAAAATTTACTTACAGCCAGCTGGATGGCCTCCAGCCCGGATTCTTTCAGATCCCCGCCAGCAGAAGGACGTAACGTATTCAAATTCCCTTTTAGCTTGCTCTTATCCGCTGTAAAATCAAAATACTCCAAATCTTTATCTGCTGTTAAATTAATGTCCCGAAACGCAACGACGGCAAATTGGGAGCCTGATGGAACCGAATCAACAAAGCCCTTAACCTTCTGTCTTACATAATCCAGCGTTCCTGTCATACTACTCGTAACATCAATAACGAAAACGATATTAGAAGATTTGGTGATGGTACTGGATATATTGTTCAGTATGGTAGGCTTCGATTGTGGCTCAGTGTTGCCCTCGTCTTCATCCATTAATTGTTCACTTTCATTTGTTGTTAAAATCTGTTGCGGGGCAAGAAAGATCACAACACTCTGAGCGGCAATATTCCATTTCACCTTGGCTCCCAGAGCCTCACTTACAAATCGAATAGGAACCATCACTTTGCCGTTAATTAATCTCGGCGCCGCATTGAGACGCACTAACTTACCATTGATATAGGCATCTCTGGAGCCTACGGTTAACTTAATCGTTGTATTCCCTTTGGTCGCGGTAACGGTCTTCGTAGCACCATCCCATTTCACCTTCGCTCCAAGCGCCTCAAAAACAGCACGAAACGGCACCAGCATGCTTCCGCTAATCGAAGTCGCAGGCTGCTCATATTGTTGCAGCTTCCCATCAATAAACACCAAAACCTGAGCTTTATTATTATTTACGGGAATAAACTGGGGCACAGACGCTGCCGAATTGCCCGACTGATCCATCATTTTAATATAAAAGTAGTACCCGCCCGTAGACAAGTTCAGGTTACTCAAAGGGTAGCTAAACGTTGTTGCCGGATCGAACTGGATGCGTTTAACCAATTGTTCTTCCGAATTTTTCACCATAACGTAGGAAGTGTACGTGGGCTGAATATTTTTCATCTTCAAACGAATCGTAAACGAAGTACCCGAAGAATTGATCGTAAACGTACCCGGAAAGTGTTCTCCAGACGGTATAGACAAAGGAATCTCGGGCGATTCATCTACAGCTTGATCCTCTTTAGACTCGATAACGGGCTGCGTTACTTTCGTCTCATCAACAGATGGAGCAGCCACTGGTTCACTGACCGTTGGAGCCATTTTGGATTCCGCTTCAAGCTGAATGATTCTTGGATCACGGAAAAATGATATTATTGAGAATTTATCGGATGGCTCTGTGTCGATGGTTTCCAATTTATTGTAGTAAAATTCAATTTTCGCCCCAAAAGGAGGTGCTGGTGCTTTATTTTCAATCGTTAGTGTTTTGTTCACGTAATCAACTGTGAAATTAGAGGGAGAAATGTGCGTATTGTCAATAATTAAATGGGTCTTGGTGCCCTCTTTAATCACGTTGAGGGTCTTTATTTTAAAAGTACGACTCAGACCATCTCCATTAGGAAGAGCTACACCCCACATTTTTCCAGCAGACCATTCCATGTCTGGTTCAATCGGAAACTCAATATAATTCTTTGATCCTGGATAAGGTGCTGCGTGAGTATCCGAAATTGTTATCGTAGAATTAGCATAATCAACCGAAAAATCTCCGGGGAAAATTTCAGTAAGATTGCTGTACAAACGAATTGGAGTACCTTGCTTAATACTATAGTCCATATTAAATTTAAACTCTTTGTTGATCCCGTTACCATCATCAAGAATAAGTATAAGCTTGTTTCCATCTCTTAGTACCATAGAATTGTCTGCATGTGCTCTTTCTGTTCCTACAGCAAACAAACCCATGAGCATCGTTGAAAACATAAATAAAAATATAGTCCTTCTGAACTTCATCCTTATTTCCCCTTTTTGAATCTTTCTTTTTGGTAAATCATAGCATAGGGTTAGATGAAGTTCATTCCATCTGATGACAATTATGGATATGGAACCTTACTTTTTTCACTGTTGTTCCATATTCATATTTAGCTCCTTGAATTGATTCTCATGCCTGAGTAGCCATTCCTTTCTCCATAAGCCCCCCGCATAACCCGTTAATTTCTGGTTGGAACCAATAATTCGGTGGCATGGAATCACGATACTCAGCTTGTTTTTCCCATTGGCGCTGCCTACAGCTCTAATGGCTTTTTCATTTCCAATCGAAAAGGCAATGTCTTTATAGGCCGCTGTTTCACCGTAGCCTACTTTCACCAAAGCATCCCATACATTTTTCTGAAAATCTGTGCCCTCAAAAGCATAAGGAAACGTAAACTCATAGCGCGTACCTTTAAAATACTCGTCAAGCTGACTAGCGCACGCCTCTAAAACGGGGTGTGAAGTCTCGTCCAGCATCGTGGTAGTTGATGTATCCCGATCAGAGAACATGATAGAATGGACGGCCTCATCTGTGCCCCATATTTCTATCTCTCCAATCGGGGATGCATAATTCAATAAATATAGCCTGCTCATAAAAGGATAACAACCTCCTGTGTGTATAGATCTACAGCATCTATTCACCTGTTCAGCTTCCTGTATTCACTAGGGGAACACT carries:
- a CDS encoding stalk domain-containing protein; the protein is MKFRRTIFLFMFSTMLMGLFAVGTERAHADNSMVLRDGNKLILILDDGNGINKEFKFNMDYSIKQGTPIRLYSNLTEIFPGDFSVDYANSTITISDTHAAPYPGSKNYIEFPIEPDMEWSAGKMWGVALPNGDGLSRTFKIKTLNVIKEGTKTHLIIDNTHISPSNFTVDYVNKTLTIENKAPAPPFGAKIEFYYNKLETIDTEPSDKFSIISFFRDPRIIQLEAESKMAPTVSEPVAAPSVDETKVTQPVIESKEDQAVDESPEIPLSIPSGEHFPGTFTINSSGTSFTIRLKMKNIQPTYTSYVMVKNSEEQLVKRIQFDPATTFSYPLSNLNLSTGGYYFYIKMMDQSGNSAASVPQFIPVNNNKAQVLVFIDGKLQQYEQPATSISGSMLVPFRAVFEALGAKVKWDGATKTVTATKGNTTIKLTVGSRDAYINGKLVRLNAAPRLINGKVMVPIRFVSEALGAKVKWNIAAQSVVIFLAPQQILTTNESEQLMDEDEGNTEPQSKPTILNNISSTITKSSNIVFVIDVTSSMTGTLDYVRQKVKGFVDSVPSGSQFAVVAFRDINLTADKDLEYFDFTADKSKLKGNLNTLRPSAGGDLKESGLEAIQLAVSKFSKSSNSKTIIFITDAPVHDKNTALGKARFSVDEINEQLQKNGVTFNAIVPASGLANKQMKKLVDSNQGALYDIKDAKLNLAK
- a CDS encoding methylated-DNA--[protein]-cysteine S-methyltransferase is translated as MSRLYLLNYASPIGEIEIWGTDEAVHSIMFSDRDTSTTTMLDETSHPVLEACASQLDEYFKGTRYEFTFPYAFEGTDFQKNVWDALVKVGYGETAAYKDIAFSIGNEKAIRAVGSANGKNKLSIVIPCHRIIGSNQKLTGYAGGLWRKEWLLRHENQFKELNMNMEQQ